The following proteins are co-located in the Naumovozyma dairenensis CBS 421 chromosome 9, complete genome genome:
- the RPS30A gene encoding 40S ribosomal protein eS30 (similar to Saccharomyces cerevisiae RPS30A (YLR287C-A) and RPS30B (YOR182C); ancestral locus Anc_6.83) — protein MAKVHGSLARAGKVKSQTPKVEKTEKPKQPKGRAYKRLLYTRRFVNVTLTNGKRKMNPSPNTA, from the exons atG GCTAAAGTTCACGGTTCTCTAGCTCGTGCTGGTAAGGTTAAGTCCCAAACTCCAAAGGTCGAAAAGACTGAAAAGCCAAAACAACCAAAGGGTCGTGCTTACAAGAGATTATTGTACACCAGAAGATTTGTTAACGTTACTTTGACTAACGGTAAGAGAAAGATGAACCCATCTCCAAACACCGCTTAA
- the NDAI0I01880 gene encoding uncharacterized protein (similar to Saccharomyces cerevisiae YLR287C; ancestral locus Anc_6.82): protein MSDGIIIRKQDLETLLGSIRSQFITPYKDNIEAIHAISSTTKLVDSSPLIELSKLSKIIKAQSTKIGIIVQPEKIIESNLTAIYKEYKNLVESIFYLLSLLPLFYNDKHDTYAKFFLKKLDEPLLSLINALTLLVDETEINLKKEQNSNDTEVVDKNRLISIGMIWSVCDTLDDLSKKGNFGLLGDYIKSSSNLVDDVLNDIDEWFEAPELGNDDAFFLDDESDSEEEQEVKGDKDDKEKEDALERMKVFLKEWQTNLKMIKLLLTSFNKSISMDTHKSKENNAGMLDKFQELHLELGKKIDDFISDIFMSDSSFQAENFDDTIQLLNSDLTKMVSIIKKLSKNDAKKSKWIEVWDTKYFKK, encoded by the coding sequence ATGTCTGACggtataataataaggaaACAAGATTTAGAAACACTCCTAGGATCAATCAGGTCCCAGTTCATAACACCATATAAAGATAACATTGAAGCTATACACGCGATTAGTAGTACTACTAAATTGGTCGATTCTTCaccattaattgaattatctAAATTATCGAAGATTATTAAAGCTCAAAGTACCAAGATTGGTATTATAGTACAAcctgaaaaaattatagaatCAAATTTAACGGCGATTtacaaagaatataaaaactTGGtggaatcaattttttactTATTAAgtttattaccattattttataatgataaacATGATACATATGCtaaattcttcttgaagaaattggatgaaccattattgtcattaattaatgcaTTAACGTTGTTGGTGGACGAAACTGAAATAAACTTAAAGAAGGAACAGAATTCTAATGATACTGAGGTTGTGGATAAGAATAGATTAATTTCCATCGGTATGATCTGGTCAGTTTGTGATACATTAGATGATCTCTCTAAGAAAGGTAACTTTGGATTACTAGGTGATTATATAAAGAGCAGTTCAAATTTAGTAGATGATGTTTTGAACGATATTGATGAGTGGTTTGAAGCTCCTGAATTAGGCAATGACGATGCATTTTTTCTTGACGACGAAAGTGATTCTGAGGAGGAGCAAGAAGTCAAAGgagataaagatgataaggaaaaagaagatgCACTAGAAAGAATGAAGGTATTCCTAAAGGAATGGCAAActaatttaaaaatgataaaattattattgacctcatttaataaatctataTCGATGGATACACATAAATCTAAAGAAAACAATGCTGGTATGTTAGATAAGTTCCAAGAACTTCATTTAGAGTTAGGGAAGAAAATCgatgattttatttccGATATATTCATGAGCGATTCTAGCTTTCAAGCGGAAAATTTCGACGACACTATCCAACTACTAAACAGCGATCTAACTAAGATGGTCTCCATCATTAAAAAGTTAAGTAAAAATGATGCCAAGAAATCTAAATGGATTGAAGTATGGGACAccaaatatttcaagaaataa
- the CTS1 gene encoding chitinase (similar to Saccharomyces cerevisiae CTS1 (YLR286C); ancestral locus Anc_6.80), which produces MLLFFNLLFSLNIFLKLILATETTTDKNIAVYWGQNSAGTQESLATYCQSSDADIFILSFLYEFPNTNLDFSNACSEHSTDGILHCSQIAQDITTCQSLGKKVLLSLGGATGTYGFSSIAEATAYAETLWNLFGEGSTTEIRPFDFAVVDGFDFDVENNNSVGYSALVQKLRSLYETGSKQYYISAAPQCPYPDVSVGPLLESENIDFLFIQFYNNYCNVDKQFNWDTWLNYAETISPNSDIKLFLGLPGSSTAAGSGYISDLTTLESTISKISSTSHFGGIALWDASQAFSNLIEGQTYIHELRKILDGLSASIIPTSTSIYSESFLSTPLTSLADYDIITSTLSPSSSISSTITPVPLSSVPYSSVHPKTVNTVEKNEKSLHLASMFSSMSQSITISDYNSLLQSLKNIPTTVASTPKSFQLHGAETTNTITATSVYSSQTTTILETTAISRSSTQQQVEANTINTEEPDTGILPLTTTLAPTARTVTSDTIKYEDSFISSFTKIEDNIVSTSFPEDIPVTSTNIASIIITSTLELPLATSTFTEFQDHHSHGTPTLTLEEAAVISTTIMDATDNTIAGTVITTTLEPASPSTTKILPPTIFSAAATPSGDSAAHTIAKDLNQQYANGLLNGKSGCTVGEVACSLRGQYSLCDESGVWQYIDCAAGTTCFAYDYDNVVLTQCGFVSQKALFM; this is translated from the coding sequence ATGCTACTCTTTTTTAACCTCTTATTTTCGTTAAACATATTTCTCAAGCTGATTTTGGCTACCGAAACAACTACCGACAAAAATATTGCTGTTTATTGGGGACAAAATTCAGCAGGGACACAGGAATCCCTCGCCACGTATTGCCAATCGTCTGATGctgatatttttatattgtCCTTCCTATATGAGTTCCCAAATACAAATCTAGACTTCTCCAATGCTTGTTCAGAACATTCAACTGACGGTATTTTACATTGCTCTCAAATCGCCCAAGATATCACTACATGCCAATCATTAGGTAAAAAGGTGCTTCTCTCTTTAGGTGGTGCAACTGGTACGTATGGATTTAGCAGTATAGCTGAAGCTACAGCATATGCTGAAACATTATGGAACCTTTTCGGTGAAGGTTCTACCACTGAAATACGCCCATTTGACTTTGCTGTTGTAGATGGTTTTGACTTCGATGTTGAAAATAACAACAGCGTAGGTTACTCAGCCTTAGTTCAAAAGCTAAGATCGTTATACGAAACTGGGTCAAAACAATACTATATATCGGCCGCTCCTCAATGTCCTTATCCTGACGTTTCTGTTGGCCCGTTGTTAGAATCTGAAAATATcgattttcttttcattcaattttacAATAATTACTGTAATGTTGATAAACAATTTAACTGGGACACATGGTTAAATTATGCGGAGACCATCTCTCCAAATAGTGACATTAAATTGTTTTTAGGTTTACCAGGTTCTTCCACCGCGGCTGGTTCAGGCTACATTTCTGACCTTACCACTTTGGaatcaacaatttcaaaaatatcttcCACAAGTCATTTCGGTGGTATTGCATTATGGGATGCATCCCAAGCCTTTTCCAATCTGATTGAAGGTCAAACATATATCCATGAATTGAGAAAAATCTTAGATGGTTTATCAGCTTCTATAATCCCCACTTCTACTTCAATCTATTCTGAATCATTTTTGTCCACACCACTTACCTCTCTTGCAGACTATGATATCATTACATCAACCCTTAGCCCAAGTAGTTCAATTTCCAGTACTATCACACCTGTGCCTCTCTCTTCCGTTCCCTATTCTAGTGTTCATCCGAAAACAGTCAATACagtagaaaaaaatgagaaGTCCTTACATTTGGCTTCCATGTTTAGTTCAATGTCACAATCGATCACCATATCAGACTACaattctcttcttcaatctttaaaaaatataccCACTACTGTAGCTAGTACTCCGAAGTCATTTCAGCTTCATGGTGCAGAAACAACGAATACCATAACAGCAACATCTGTATACTCTTCGCAGACTACAACCATATTAGAAACTACCGCAATTTCACGCTCTAGTACTCAGCAACAAGTCGAAGCCAATACTATAAATACAGAGGAACCAGACACGGGTATCCTACCTTTAACAACTACATTAGCTCCGACTGCTAGAACGGTGACGTCAGATACTATCAAATACGAAGATTCATTCATCTCTAGctttacaaaaattgaagataatatcGTCTCCACTAGCTTCCCTGAAGATATTCCAGTAACTTCCACTAATATTGCAAGCATAATTATTACGTCGACGTTGGAACTACCTTTAGCTACATCTACATTTACAGAATTTCAAGACCATCATTCACATGGCACCCCTACTCTAACTCTTGAGGAGGCTGCTGTAATTTCCACTACCATTATGGATGCAACGGATAATACGATTGCAGGTACTGTTATAACCACGACATTGGAACCAGCTAGCCCATCTACGACTAAGATACTACCGCCTACAATTTTTAGTGCAGCAGCAACTCCATCTGGAGATTCAGCTGCACATACCATTGCTAAAGACCTAAACCAACAATATGCCAATGGATTATTAAATGGAAAATCTGGTTGTACTGTCGGTGAAGTTGCATGTTCATTAAGAGGTCAATATTCTTTATGCGATGAATCAGGGGTGTGGCAATATATTGATTGTGCAGCCGGTACAACGTGTTTTGCATATGATTATGATAACGTGGTTCTGACCCAATGTGGATTCGTTTCGCAGAAAGCTCTATTCATGTAG
- the NNT1 gene encoding S-adenosylmethionine-dependent methyltransferase (similar to Saccharomyces cerevisiae NNT1 (YLR285W); ancestral locus Anc_6.79), translated as MVCQQDLVRLRKHTIHRRNVRHRITQRGALFEEPNDFRPEPPKSHFATYERTNINKDVSKSDKITIKLRLVGNSPLWGHLLWNAGIYTAKHLDLYPNLVKNKNVLELGAAGALPSIVSALIGAKMVVSTDYPDPELISNIQFNADEQIPRDFQNIAVEGYIWGNKYDDIVKHITDKPSANGETLKFDLIILSDLVFNHSEHHKLLSTTKDLLAKDGKALVVFSPHRPWLLDDDLQFFETAKEHGLTPEFIEMVNWKPMFEEDAGPAEVRARVYAYYLKHS; from the coding sequence ATGGTCTGTCAACAAGACCTGGTTCGATTACGAAAGCATACTATACATAGGCGAAATGTCCGACACAGAATCACTCAACGGGGTGCATTGTTTGAAGAACCAAACGATTTCCGCCCTGAACCACCGAAATCACATTTCGCAACATACGAAAGAACAAACATTAACAAAGATGTTTCTAAATCTGACAAGATAACCATTAAATTACGTCTAGTAGGTAACTCTCCTTTATGGGGCCATTTGTTATGGAATGCCGGTATTTACACTGCTAAACATTTAGATTTGTACCCAAATTTagttaaaaataaaaacgTTTTAGAGTTAGGTGCCGCTGGTGCATTACCATCTATAGTTAGTGCCTTAATTGGTGCTAAGATGGTCGTCTCCACAGATTATCCTGATCCAGAATTGATAAGTAACATTCAATTCAATGCCGATGAACAGATTCCAAGagatttccaaaatattgCCGTCGAAGGTTATATTTGGGGGAATAAATATGATGATATCGTCAAACATATTACTGATAAACCTAGTGCGAATGGCGAAACGTTGAAGTTCGATCTTATAATATTAAGTGATCTAGTCTTTAATCATAGTGAACATCATAAATTGTTAAGCACGACAAAGGATCTGTTGGCTAAAGATGGTAAAGCTTTAGTAGTATTTTCACCTCACAGACCTTGgttattagatgatgatttacaaTTCTTCGAAACCGCTAAAGAGCATGGATTAACACCggaatttattgaaatggTCAATTGGAAACCAATGTTTGAGGAAGATGCAGGCCCCGCTGAGGTGAGAGCACGTGTCTACGCTTATTATCTAAAACATTCGTAA
- the ECI1 gene encoding dodecenoyl-CoA isomerase (similar to Saccharomyces cerevisiae ECI1 (YLR284C) and DCI1 (YOR180C); ancestral locus Anc_6.78), with product MEPRDKEVEASKRKITYKVDLPFFIIKLNSPETLNCMTSHDYIYLCTLLQMAEENKEVYFTVLQSSGRFFSSGADFRFISKHKDFLDSKESKFRDAHEDPAKVSELNKIWLDAFVSRNLFVTDAFINHSKILIACMNGPVVGLTAALCLLCDLVYSMNDKVYFQCPFAKLGLVCEGGTSVTLPLKLGYNLSFEKLMFSENIEFNDLKDRVIVKNYQMQDTEKFNEIVLKDLKNKISKVYLPSCLAMKKILNNNINSDLERANSREVNVALPYWVRGEPVRRFQALLLGKRNSRL from the coding sequence ATGGAACCCAGGGACAAAGAAGTGGAGGCTTCTAAACGCAAGATCACCTATAAGGTTGATTTGcccttcttcatcatcaagtTAAATTCCCCTGAAACTTTGAATTGTATGACTAGTCATGATTATATCTATTTATGCACTTTATTACAAATGGctgaagaaaacaaagaagTTTATTTTACGGTATTGCAAAGCTCCGGTAGATTTTTCTCTAGTGGTGCTGATTTCAGATTCATTTCGAAACATAAGGATTTCTTGGATTCTAAAGAAAGTAAATTTAGGGATGCTCATGAAGATCCTGCTAAAGTAAGTGAATTGAATAAGATCTGGCTGGATGCTTTTGTTTCAAGGAATTTGTTCGTCACTGATGCCTTCATTAATCATTCTAAAATCTTGATCGCTTGTATGAATGGACCAGTTGTTGGTTTAACTGCAGCATTATGTTTATTGTGTGATTTGGTATATTCAATGAATGATAAAGTTTATTTCCAATGTCCCTTTGCTAAATTAGGGTTGGTTTGTGAAGGCGGGACATCTGTCACTTTACCTTTGAAATTGGGatataatttatcttttgaaaaattaatgtttagtgaaaatattgaatttaatgatttaaaagATAGAGTCATTGTTaagaattatcaaatgcaagatactgaaaaatttaatgaaattgtcttgaaagatttgaaaaacaaaatcaGTAAAGTTTATTTACCAAGCTGTTTAgcaatgaagaaaattttgaataataatataaattcaGATTTGGAAAGGGCAAATTCAAGAGAAGTTAATGTCGCTTTACCATATTGGGTTAGAGGTGAGCCAGTTAGAAGGTTCCAAGCATTGCTCTTAGgtaaaagaaattcaagaCTATGA
- the PUT7 gene encoding Put7p (similar to Saccharomyces cerevisiae YLR283W; ancestral locus Anc_6.77), with protein MITKFIGKYLGTCLKRNTCNHLLRQVRINIYKKCNNTHPISRSFSTFESTRPLLQKSMSLKPSPNKEQQKIVQDTLKDSNTSLNSFSSEKEPENEDLLTRLHEQLINEINTNLNHPTFAENQVDTMEVFEKLSKVNWVNKEEKEEGMNREKLARLNIQRKEALLTVLLHLLNDEFYSSYNDKYLRDLELDKQSHLFNSLSSEIQYIIQNSRDIQLNNQHLQIMKLIRDLDSIQDEINELTINDLKKDCQLAFNNQKFENTLLYKNINLELNDSSNKITINILAGIRSSIENFRWQTTRSGLLALLVLVFLILTGVNQSKKKENNNNNNNNNHDNINGGNLFDNHITTTPNYTKDNNGERQLQDDDCDEPKLASK; from the coding sequence ATGATAACTAAGtttattggaaaatatttagGTACTTGCCTGAAAAGGAACACTTGTAACCATTTGCTTCGACAAGTCagaataaatatttacaaaaaatgcAACAACACTCACCCAATTTCAAGATCATTCTCTACTTTTGAAAGTACTAGACCATTATTGCAAAAATCAATGTCTCTGAAACCTTCTCCGAACAAAGAACAGCAAAAAATTGTGCAAGATACGTTGAAGGATAGTAATACAAGTCtcaattccttttcaaGTGAGAAAGAAccagaaaatgaagatttacTTACCAGGTTACATGAACAATTAATCAACGAAATTAATACCAATTTAAATCATCCAACTTTTGCAGAAAATCAGGTGGATACAATGGAagtatttgaaaaattatcaaaagtTAATTGGGTTAataaggaagaaaaagaagaaggtatGAATAGAGAAAAACTTGCTAGATTAAATATACAAAGGAAAGAAGCTTTGTTAACTGTACTTTTACATTTActaaatgatgaattttatTCGAGTTACAAcgataaatatttaagaGATTTGGAACTGGATAAACAGAGTCATTtgtttaattcattaagtAGTGAAATTCAGTATATTATCCAGAATTCAAGAGATATccaattaaataatcaacacttacaaataatgaaattgattcGAGATTTAGATTCTATTCAAGATGagattaatgaattaactatcaatgatttaaagaaagattGTCAACTCGCATTCAATAACCAAAAATTCGAAAATACGTTATTATAcaagaatattaatttaGAGTTGAATGATTCTAGTAACAAgattactattaatatcttaGCTGGAATAAGATCTTCCATTGAAAACTTTAGATGGCAAACGACAAGGAGTGGCTTATTAGCACTATTGGTGCTGGTGTTTCTAATATTGACAGGAGTAAATcaatcaaagaagaaagaaaataataacaataataacaataataaccaCGATAATATTAATGGCGGTAATCTTTTTGATAACCATATCACGACAACTCCGAACTATACAAAGGACAATAATGGTGAGCGGCAGCTGCAAGATGATGACTGCGATGAACCAAAATTAGCGTctaaataa
- the RSO55 gene encoding Rso55p (similar to Saccharomyces cerevisiae YLR281C; ancestral locus Anc_6.76) — MRPSIIKLFNLQVLPYTLIKKTKLPPRPKFTELMEKECEEKFMHGGRGPGGQKINKCNSKVQLRHMPTGLSISCQETRSREQNRKIAREKMALELERYTLMMEKKVDKDGEDEDDDNEVENTDPRWTITEREQALMEWNREKKRSKKRKGRAKYKAIQEIKEEERLAKLQEEEALLKSLNVNNDL, encoded by the coding sequence ATGAGACCTAGTATAATAAAGCTATTCAATTTACAAGTGTTACCATATAcattaataaagaagaCGAAATTACCGCCAAGACCGAAGTTCACAGAATTAATGGAAAAAGAATGTGAGGAAAAGTTTATGCATGGAGGACGAGGTCCTGGAGGTCAAAAGATTAACAAATGTAATTCTAAAGTGCAATTGAGACATATGCCTACCGGATTATCTATATCGTGTCAAGAAACTCGTTCAAGAGAACAAAATAGAAAGATTGCAAGAGAAAAGATGGCCTTAGAACTTGAACGATATACTTTGATGATGGAAAAGAAGGTAGATAAGGATGGAgaagatgaggatgatgacAATGAGGTCGAGAATACTGATCCTCGGTGGACAATTACAGAGAGGGAACAGGCTCTTATGGAATGGAATAgagagaagaaaagatcTAAGAAACGGAAAGGCCGTGCTAAATATAAAGCCATTCAGGAAAttaaggaagaagaaagacTAGCTAAACTTCAAGAGGAAGAGGCACTTCTGAAAAGTCTAAATGTAAATAATGATCTGTAG